A stretch of Cygnus olor isolate bCygOlo1 chromosome 16, bCygOlo1.pri.v2, whole genome shotgun sequence DNA encodes these proteins:
- the TFAP2C gene encoding transcription factor AP-2 gamma produces the protein MLWKLADNVKYEEDCEDRHDGSSNGNPRLPHLSAVSQHLYSPAPPLSHSGASDFQPPYFPPPYQPLPYSQSSDPYSHLGDPFSINPLHQPPPPPPSQQQGAWPPRQGQEPAGLAPHGRPGLVPHLSALESGSAGGRRETYRRSELLLPHGHGLDASALADNLGLHDMAHQMEEVQNVEDQHLLMHDQTVIRKGPISLTKNSALSLPCQKDGLIGVVINPNEVFCSVPGRLSLLSSTSKYKVTVAEVQRRLSPPECLNASLLGGVLRRAKSKNGGRSLREKLDKIGLNLPAGRRKAANVTLLTSLVEGEAVHLARDFGYVCETEFPSKAVAEYLTRPHMGRNEMANRKNMLLAAKQICKEFTDLLTQDRTPLGNTRPSPILDPGIQGCLTHFSLITHGFGSAAICAAMTSVQNYLNEALKIADKTYMNAGDQSPAETNKTIDKMDKHRK, from the exons ATGTTGTGGAAACTAGCAGATAATGTCAAGTACGAAGAGGATTGCGAG GACCGCCACGATGGCAGCAGCAACGGCAACCCGCGGCTCCCGCACCTCTCGGCGGTCAGCCAGCACCTGTacagcccggccccgccgctctcCCACTCGGGAGCCTCCGATTTCCAGCCCCCCTACTTCCCCCCGCCCTACCAGCCTCTGCCTTACTCGCAGTCCAGCGACCCCTACTCCCACCTCGGGGACCCCTTCTCCATCAACCCCCTGCaccagccgccgccgccgccccccagccagcagcagggcgcTTGGCCCCCCCGGCAGGGCCAGGAGCCGGCCGGCCTCGCCCCCCACGGCCGCCCCGGCCTCGTCCCGCACCTCTCGGCCCTGGAGAGCGGCTCGGCCGGAGGCCGTCGGGAAACGTACCGCCGctccgagctgctgctgccccacggCCACGGCCTCGACGCCTCCGCCCTGGCCGACAACCTGGGCCTCCACGACATGGCCCACCAGATGGAGGAGGTGCAG aacGTGGAGGACCAACACTTGTTAATGCATGACCAGACGGTCATTAGGAAAG gtCCCATTTCCTTAACGAAAAACAGTGCTCTGAGTCTCCCCTGCCAAAAGGATGGATTAATCGGAGTGGTCATAAACCCCAACGAAGTGTTCTGTTCGGTTCCGGGGAGGCTCTCCCTCCTGAGCTCCACGTCCAAATACAAAGTGACAGTAGCAGAGGTTCAGAGACGGCTCTCGCCCCCGGAGTGCCTCAATGCCTCTCTGCTAGGAGGAGTACTCAGAAG AGCCAAATCTAAAAATGGCGGCAGATCATTAAGGGAAAAACTGGATAAAATTGGCTTGAACCTTCCAGCTGGTAGAAGGAAAGCTGCAAATGTGACACTATTGACATCTTTGGTGGAAG GTGAAGCTGTACATCTTGCCCGTGACTTCGGTTATGTATGCGAGACAGAGTTTCCTTCCAAAGCAGTGGCCGAATATTTAACTAGACCACACATGGGCCGCAACGAAATGGCGAACAGGAAGAATATGCTTCTTGCTGCAAA GCAGATTTGTAAGGAATTCACAGACCTCCTCACTCAGGACAGAACTCCTCTTGGAAACACGAGACCTAGTCCCATCTTGGACCCTGGCATCCAGGGCTGTTTGACTCATTTTAGCCTGATCACACATGGCTTTGGGAGTGCTGCCATCTGTGCTGCCATGACATCCGTCCAGAACTACCTAaatgaagcattaaaaatagcAGACAAAACATACATGAACGCTGGCGaccagagccctgcagagacCAACAAAACCATCGATAAAATGGATaagcacaggaaataa